In Tenrec ecaudatus isolate mTenEca1 chromosome 4, mTenEca1.hap1, whole genome shotgun sequence, a single window of DNA contains:
- the NLRP10 gene encoding LOW QUALITY PROTEIN: NACHT, LRR and PYD domains-containing protein 10 (The sequence of the model RefSeq protein was modified relative to this genomic sequence to represent the inferred CDS: inserted 8 bases in 5 codons; deleted 1 base in 1 codon; substituted 2 bases at 2 genomic stop codons) produces MALAQDPKRALLFALSDLEEQSFKILKFYLQTMALPDGYGQLGRGELKGLSRVELGSQLTHEVLKVVPESLKTRSRLQLVGQLSFVRLTAECGNYRDRCREHVRFLEEPQKGGASGSYSQLLLMANPNSGNSEPCLPLEEVTVTDLFGSGGKXCPKSTVLQGDAGTGKTTLARNMVQDWATGTLSAGQFDYVFDVSCRAVTLLPKCDPTLLLXWHCGDAQAPXTEILRQPEPLLLVVDGFDAEARPAWSPMESLLHRLIRRERYSPTSLLITTQPQALQNLRCLLKESYQVHVLGFSEVERRRYFSSFVTDEEQARNALXLCQRSDILTNSCQGPSACWTVCSWLKELAERGRHVSEXPSNSTDIYMIYGSTVLPPNDNWACWELSGHRVLRRLCTLAAKGPQXQRILFEEADFRKHNLDGLNLDTFLSSLDYQERHVIKNFYCFCQISFQEFFYAMSHLVKEDRSQLGKRESRRELERLLETKNEPMTPSMQFLLDILKPEGTLNLEAKLCFKVPSRIVQDVKRFQQQRKSVKHGSIWDLELSLXESKIKNLVQGYN; encoded by the exons ATGGCTCTGGCCCAGGACCCGAAAagggccttgctgtttgctttaaGTGACCTTGAGGAGCAAAGCTTCAAGATATTAAAGTTCTACTTGCAGACCATGGCCCTGCCTGACGGCTACGGGCAGCTGGGCCGAGGGGAGCTGAAAGGCCTGAGTCGGGTGGAGCTGGGGTCTCAGCTCACTCACGAAGTGCTCAAGGTGGTGCCGGAGAGCTTGAAGACGAGGAGCCGGTTGCAACTTGTGGGACAGCTCAGCTTCGTTCGTCTGACCGCTGAGTGTGGCA ATTACAGAGACAGATGCCGGGAGCACGTGCGCTTCCTTGAGGAGCCGCAAAAGGGAGGAGCCAGCGGCAGCTACAGCCAGCTGCTCTTGATGGCCAACCCCAACTCCGGGAATTCCGAGCCTTGCCTTCCTCTGGAGGAGGTCACCGTTACAGATCTGTTTGGTTCAGGGGGGAA ATGCCCCAAATCTACCGTGCTTCAGGGGGATGCTGGCACTGGAAAAACAACCCTGGCAAGAaacatggtgcaggactgggccacTGGCACCCTGTCTGCAGGCCAATTTGATTATGTCTTTGATGTGAGCTGCAGGGCTGTGACTCTGCTGCCCAAATGCGACCCGACCCTGCTCC GCTGGCATTGTGGAGACGCTCAGGCTCC GACAGAGATTCTGAGGCAGCCAGAGCCGCTCCTGTTGGTCGTGGATGGCTTTGATGCTGAGGCGAGACCAGCGTGGAGTCCCATGGAGAGCCTGCTGCACCGTCTAATCAGGAGGGAGAGATACTCCCCGACCTCCCTTCTCATCACGACGCAGCCCCAGGCGTTGCAAAATCTGAGGTGCTTGTTAAAGGAATCATACCAGGTCCATGTTCTAGGCTTCTCTGAGGTGGAGAGGAGAAGGTATTTCAGCTCCTTCGTGACAGACGAGGAGCAAGCTAGAAACGCCTT GCTTTGTCAAAGAAGTGACATTCTTACCAACTCATGTCAGGGGCCGAGCGCTTGCTGGACGGTGTGTTCTTGGTTAAAGGAGCTGGCAGAAAGGGGCAGGCACGTCTCAG TACCCAGCAATAGCACTGACATCTACATGATCTATGGCTCCACAGTCTTGCCGCCCAATGACAATTGGGCCTGCTGGGAGCTCTCGGGGCACAGGGTCCTGAGGAGACTATGCACCTTGGCAGCCAAGGGGCCCCAGTAACAGCGTATCCTATTTGAAGAAGCTGACTTCAGGAAACACAATTTAGATGGGCTTAACCTTGACACTTTCCTGAGCAGCCTGGATTACCAAGAGAGACATGTCATCAAAAATTTCTACTGCTTCTGCCAGATTAGCTTCCAGGAATTTTTTTATGCCATGTCCCACCTGGTGAAGGAGGACCGCAGCCAGCTAGGGAAG CGGGAGTCCCGCAGGGAACTGGAAAGGCTGCTGGAGACAAAGAACGAGCCTATGACTCCCAGCATGCAATTTTTATTGGATATATTGAAACCTGAGGGCACCTTGAACTTGGAGGCAAAGCTCTGCTTCAAAGTACCTTCCAGGATAGTGCAGGACGTGAAGCGTTTTCAGCAACAACGGAAATCTGTAAAGCATGGCAGCATTTGGGATCTGGAACTCTCCCTTTAAGAGTCTAAAATCAAGAACCTGGTGCAGGG gtacaacTGA